From the Paenibacillus sp. R14(2021) genome, the window CCTCGGCAACTTTAATGAAGTATAATAAGAGAACTAGGCTTTATGACCCTGTCGAAATAGGACTCGGTTTAGCAGGAAAGCAGGTGCACCGTCACGATGGAAATTGTCAAAATATCACCGCGCGGCTATTGCTACGGCGTTGTTGATGCTATGGTTTTGGCGCTGCAAACGGCCCGTAATTTAGAATTGCCTCGGCCGATCTATATCTTGGGTATGATTGTCCATAATAGTCACGTAACAGAAGCGTTCAAGCATGAAGGCATCATTACGCTCGACGGCGAGAATCGTTTGGAAATATTAGAGCAAATTACGAGCGGCACCGTTATTTTTACCGCACACGGCGTTTCGCCTGAAGTACGCAGACGGGCGAGGGACAGAGGGCTTACAGTCGTTGACGCCACGTGCCCGGATGTTACCAAGACGCACGACCTCATACGAGAGAAGGTTGCTGAGGGCTACGAAATTATTTATATCGGAAAGAAGGGGCATCCCGAGCCGGAAGGCGCTATCGGCATTGCTCCTGAGCATGTGCATCTAATTGAACGGGAAGCGGATATCGATACGCTGCAGCTGACTACGGATCAAATCATTATTACGAACCAGACGACGATGTCGCAGTGGGATATTCGCCACTTGATCAGCAAGCTGCTGACGGCATTTCCAACGTCGGAAATTCATAACGAGATTTGTTTGGCTACGCAGGTCCGGCAGGAGGCCGTTGCCGAGCAAGCGAAGGAAGCGGAGCTCTGCATCGTCGTCGGCGATCCGAGGAGCAACAATTCCAACCGGCTTGCGCAGGTATCGGAAGAAATCGCGGGCGTCCCGGCGTATCGGGTATCGGATGTTTCGGAAATCCAGCAGCATTGGCTGCAGGGCAAGAGGCGGGTAGCGGTGACTTCCGGTGCTTCTACGCCGACTCCGCTAACGAAAGAAGTTATTTTGTATTTGGAGCAATACGACAACGAGAAGCCCGAAACATGGGAGATCCGCCGTACCGTCAATATGGAAAAACTGTTACCCGTTGTACGAGTGAAATCGTCTCTGTGAGTGAAAGGAGCGCATCCATATGTCGACTTCGAGAAAACCGCGCTCGATAAAACGTTGGCTGAAATTTAAGTACACGCAGCTGATGCGGGCGCCTGGCGGCCCATCCATTGTTGCACTTGGTTTTGCAATCGGGATTACGGTCGAAATGTTCACGCTGCCTACCTACGGGCTGGCGTTTTTCTTAATATTTCCTTTGATTTATTGGTTCCGGGCCAGCTTGGCCGGCGCCTTAGTCGGGTTTGTGTTTGGCAAAATTATTTTCATACCGGTGGCTTTCATTAACAGCATGGTCGGTGGACTTGTGCTGCCTGAGCATATGACGATTCGCGTTCCGTTAGTGCCGGAATGGATTAATCATATTCTCCTTGTTAATTTGAAGCTGATCGTCGGCGGCATCATTGACGGAATTATTCTCGGCTTCTTACTCTACTTCCCTGTAAA encodes:
- a CDS encoding DUF2062 domain-containing protein; this translates as MSTSRKPRSIKRWLKFKYTQLMRAPGGPSIVALGFAIGITVEMFTLPTYGLAFFLIFPLIYWFRASLAGALVGFVFGKIIFIPVAFINSMVGGLVLPEHMTIRVPLVPEWINHILLVNLKLIVGGIIDGIILGFLLYFPVKLSIQYMADKRKEKRKQRRIALETKKVETKPLTE
- a CDS encoding 4-hydroxy-3-methylbut-2-enyl diphosphate reductase, with translation MEIVKISPRGYCYGVVDAMVLALQTARNLELPRPIYILGMIVHNSHVTEAFKHEGIITLDGENRLEILEQITSGTVIFTAHGVSPEVRRRARDRGLTVVDATCPDVTKTHDLIREKVAEGYEIIYIGKKGHPEPEGAIGIAPEHVHLIEREADIDTLQLTTDQIIITNQTTMSQWDIRHLISKLLTAFPTSEIHNEICLATQVRQEAVAEQAKEAELCIVVGDPRSNNSNRLAQVSEEIAGVPAYRVSDVSEIQQHWLQGKRRVAVTSGASTPTPLTKEVILYLEQYDNEKPETWEIRRTVNMEKLLPVVRVKSSL